One Meles meles chromosome 13, mMelMel3.1 paternal haplotype, whole genome shotgun sequence DNA segment encodes these proteins:
- the MAP10 gene encoding microtubule-associated protein 10 — protein sequence MAAPLSERLFSLELLVDCVRLEVGLLPPPPVVAVEEEQEEPEEEEEEASPPQPSRYLCPAVAFRLLDFPTLLVYPPEGPGAPAPEPRPGLVSFGRGKSCLFRLHPATLHRQLLRTPLYILLLQLPPGRPTPAPQLLGACSISLAATAHKVLGQAAPGCSHGHRGCFPLHNQVGERIGDIALGYRLTDLGSSLLSHLERPVASTGGGVERGEIGSQIPQEKQQSRSEPRTGHADSFLVGLKIPKAQKGLEESAFHSKTNSGDTVSVKHGKTSSICSNSSGVRSVSPPDQEVTELDIETNTFCPPPLYYTHLTQEKMPPVQGTITIKPQINVSEEPDGVCLEENHATAPTHTDSLKRADSGTHENPPMPINPAHVQDAGASDQTTDHAQTEQNRINTIRQLPLLNALLVELSVLYNQPVASPTQIHPHLAWLYRTEDKKSPESSAKCTCKSESKDKLPVGGNEKSVNLQYKKNQVENLKKGKHFEKNSGDPPRRVPRGKLLYGLTNTLKLRLKQTNPDMLVVHERREQYRKMQAQMLGAKFRIPSSKVKVLSFAEQHQKPRQLPKDQCLGLDASLAENSDTSKQISGVFDDPSTTKPKCATEKTVGCGEHRTNNGLLEEIVRPANSTVPQGFMHASILEGKVEMKVQSPCVFQQVAVVDRIVVDKEMEDKEVKNTDDDILIDDISEDKPCKDSCSESTSELKYSDDFTSPCSSEDFSTSEDTSRILQAHDSSPGSENPKYNQCTSKSSEAVLSTGKNSSEKSSVLSPPFSVGSPVYSYKRSRISKIKDKSLEEASSISTSDLSSSHWTEEKENQIDRNSMHNTKVLKRGQDIPAKLKTRTGCKSSEKSQSPRTSQVSSYLPSNLSDLELNVLDSSTPDHFDEDDEVASLSISKQCKDICELVINKLPGYTV from the coding sequence ATGGCGGCGCCCTTGTCCGAGCGGCTCTTCTCGCTGGAGCTGCTCGTCGACTGCGTGCGTCTAGAAGTCgggctgctgccgccgccgcccgtGGTCGCGGTGGAGGAGGAGCAAGAGGAGccggaagaggaggaggaggaggcatcCCCGCCACAGCCGTCGCGCTACTTGTGCCCAGCCGTGGCCTTCCGCCTGCTGGACTTCCCCACGCTGCTGGTTTACCCTCCGGAAGGCCCCGGAGCCCCAGCCCCGGAGCCCCGACCCGGCCTGGTCAGCTTCGGTCGCGGCAAGTCCTGTCTCTTCCGCCTGCACCCTGCCACGCTGCACCGCCAGCTCCTTCGGACCCCGCTTTACATCTTGCTGCTGCAGCTGCCCCCTGGGCGTCCCACGCCCGCCCCGCAGCTCCTCGGTGCCTGCAGCATCTCTCTGGCTGCCACCGCCCACAAGGTCCTGGGTCAGGCCGCCCCTGGCTGCTCCCACGGCCATCGAGGGTGTTTCCCTTTGCATAACCAAGTTGGGGAGCGGATTGGGGACATTGCTCTGGGCTACCGCTTAACCGATTTGGGAAGCAGCTTGTTGAGCCATCTTGAAAGGCCAGTCGCTTCCACAGGAGGTGGGGTGGAGCGCGGAGAGATCGGTTCCCAGATCCCGCAGGAAAAACAGCAATCACGCTCAGAGCCAAGAACAGGACATGCTGATAGTTTTCTCGTGGGTTTAAAAATCCCAAAGGCACAGAAGGGTTTGGAGGAAAGCGCTTTCCACAGTAAGACCAACTCTGGTGACACGGTTTCTGTGAAGCATGGCAAAACCAGCTCTATTTGTTCAAATTCTAGTGGTGTGAGGAGCGTTAGCCCCCCAGATCAGGAAGTCACAGAGTTAGACATCGAAACCAACACATTTTGCCCCCCTCCTCTGTATTACACTCATTTGACCCAAGAAAAGATGCCCCCTGTACAGGGTACAATCACCATTAAGCCTCAGATAAATGTATCTGAGGAACCGGATGGTGTTTGTCTGGAGGAAAACCATGCAACTGCCCCAACACATACCGATTCTCTGAAACGTGCCGATTCTGGGACACATGAAAATCCTCCAATGCCCATAAATCCTGCGCACGTTCAGGATGCAGGAGCAAGTGACCAAACTACAGATCATGCTCAAACTGAACAAAACAGAATTAATACAATAAGGCAGTTGCCTTTGTTAAATGCCTTGTTGGTTGAGTTGTCCGTGTTATATAACCAACCTGTGGCAAGCCCTACTCAAATACATCCTCACTTGGCCTGGTTATATAGAACTGAGGATAAGAAGTCACCAGAATCTTCTGCCAAATGCACATGTAAATCTGAATCTAAGGATAAGCTTCCTGTGGGGGGAAATGAAAAATCAGTGAATCTTCAATATAAAAAGAACCAAGTCGAAAATCTCAAAAAAGGTAAGCATTTTGAAAAGAACAGTGGTGACCCCCCCAGAAGAGTCCCAAGGGGGAAGCTGCTTTATGGTTTAACAAATACACTTAAACTACGTTTAAAGCAGACAAATCCTGATATGTTGGTAGTACATGAAAGAAGAGAGCAGTATAGAAAAATGCAAGCACAAATGTTGGGTGCAAAATTCAGAATTCCATCATCCAAAGTTAAAGTATTAAGCTTTGCAGAACAACATCAGAAGCCACGCCAACTGCCAAAAGACCAGTGTTTGGGATTAGATGCATCTTTGGCTGAAAACAGTGATACCTCAAAGCAAATCAGTGGAGTTTTTGATGACCCTAGCACAACTAAACCAAAATGTGCAACTGAAAAAACTGTAGGTTGTGGTGAACATAGAACAAATAATGGTTTATTGGAAGAAATTGTGAGGCCTGCAAATTCCACTGTCCCACAAGGGTTTATGCATGCAAGTATTTTGGAAGGAAAAGTGGAAATGAAAGTCCAAAGTCCATGTGTTTTCCAACAAGTTGCAGTTGTTGACAGAATCGTAGTagataaagaaatggaagataaagAGGTCAAAAACACCGATGATGACATTCTTATTGATGATATCAGCGAAGATAAACCATGTAAAGATAGTTGCTCTGAAAGCACCTCAGAACTAAAATATTCCGATGACTTCACCAGCCCTTGCTCTTCTGAAGATTTCTCTACCTCTGAGGACACTAGCAGAATTTTACAAGCTCATGATAGCAGTCCCGGGtcagaaaatccaaaatataatCAATGCACAAGTAAGTCTAGTGAAGCAGTGCTGTCCACAGGAAAAAACAGCAGTGAAAAGAGTTCTGTTCTGAGCCCGCCTTTTTCAGTGGGGTCGCCAGTATACTCATATAAAAGATCTCGTATTTCAAAGATTAAAGATAAAAGTTTGGAGGAAGCATCGAGTATCTCTACCAGTGATTTATCTTCATCACATTGGACtgaggagaaagaaaaccagatCGATCGAAACAGTATGCATAATACTAAAGTTCTAAAGAGGGGTCAGGACATCCCTGCTAAACTGAAAACAAGAACTGGTTGCAAGTCTTCAGAAAAAAGCCAGTCACCTCGGACATCTCAAGTGAGTTCTTATCTGCCGTCTAATTTGTCAGACCTGGAACTTAATGTCCTGGACAGCAGTACACCAGATCACTTTGACGAAGACGATGAAGTTGCCTCACTAAGTATTTCCAAGCAATGCAAAGATATTTGCGAATTAGTGATAAATAAACTTCCGGGATATACAGTGTAA